The genomic segment TTCAAGGCCAAGGGTTTTTCTCAATGTTATGCCTTTTGAGTGTTTAACAATTAACTTTTTTAGTTTCGGTAGTTTGAGTTTATTGACTCTTCAATAGATTAGGATTGTATTTCACTCCATATCACTATTCTACATTGATTGGTAGTGCTGTTGTGTTGCCTAAGCCATTGTAGTGGAAGTTTGTGGTGCCAAAAATCATTGTCGAGGTACTAAAATAGATGTTGTTTTTCTTTGCTTCCTTCAGCCTCAGAGAGTTCAACAGACGAGTCTGATCAGGATGGTGGGCGTGAGGACGAAGATGACCATCCAGGTCCAGGGGGTCTCAGAAAGGGGGGTCCCCCCAAACCCCTTCACGCCTCAGACCGCTGGGAGGGTACCGCCCCTTCCGATGACCCCAAACCACCATTGGTCACAGGGGAGAGCCAAGAACTAATCAGCGTCGAGACCCCGGAGGCTGGGAAGCGGCGTAGCCAACCAGAGTTTGAGGCTGAGAGGGAAGGGCCAGGTAGCTCCGCCTCCAGGAAGAGGAAGTCGGAGGGAGCGGCAGGGGAGCAACAGACCCATAAAGGACCGCCGTCCAAAACCAAGCTCCCAACCAGGAGCACCAGGAGCGCAGACTGGCTGCCGGGAGGCTCCACCAGGAGGACCCAGGAGAGAGCAgggggggaggacagaggaggaggatccTCTAGCAGCAGCTCAGACGATGGAGGTGCCCCTCCCACTGAGCCCCACCAGGCCGACCGAGACGGAGACCGACCCAGCTCCCGTCCCAAACCTTCCCCCTCCAAGAAGTACAACGGCATGAAGGACAAGGCGGCCAAGGGTGGCGGCGCCCGCCCTGCGGGATTCTGGGAGATCCCTGAGAAGAGAGCTAAGATGGCAGCCAGCAGCtcggaggagagggagagggagagagagagaccgacaggtGGCAGTCGATCCAAGGGCCAGAAGGATGTGTGGTCCACTATTCAGGCCCAGTGGCCCAAGAAGACCCTGAAGGAGCTGTTCTCTGACTCAGACACAGAGGCTGCTaactcccctcctcccccaggaCCGGCCCAGTCCTCCTCATCAggcctggaggagagggagagcaggggggAGGGAGACGAGGCAGGAGGAGGAGGCCTGGAGACGGAGGACCATGACCCCTCAGAGGAGAaccaggagcaggagaagaggaggagtgagCAGGAGGAGTTCCCCTCCAGCGGATCGAACTCAGTCCTCaacaccccccccaccaccccagaGTCCCCCTCCATggggggtagtggtagtgggacCATGGAGCAGGGGTCTGGAACTGGCTCTAACCGGACTCagccctcctgtcctcccctctctgtaACCCCTGCTCTTGGTACAACGCCCTCCTCTGATCCCCTGGCTCTGGGGCACCCCAACCCCCTGGCAGAGGAAGGCGGCGGCGGGGGTCGCAGTGAGACAGACGGCAGTACGGTGGAGGTGGAGAGTCTGGGAGGGGAACAGCAGGACCAGGATCTACCGCCAGGTAAGGGTTGCCTAGCGGTCGGAGAAGCGGGGCCAGTGTCCTAGATACGTcacctgccgttgtgcccttgagcgagGCACTTAACCTGTTCACCGGGCACTACACTGGTAGCTGCCCACTGCTCCAGCCTCTCCTACCaaaatgtgtatttgtgtatacAGTGCCTGCAGAAAGTATTGATTTTcttgttttatttgatttatttcattCATGCTTGCAGTTGACGAGACTGAATTATGCAGAATGCACAGTTACATTTAGACAAATGCTTAAAAAACACAGGATACTACATTCAATTAAGCAAGTCCTAAccggcctcctgagtggcgcagcggtctaaggcactgcatctcagtgcttgaggcgtcactacagaccccctggttcgattccaggctgtatcacaaccggccgtgattgggagtcccatagggcggcgcacaattggcccagcgtggtccgggttaggggagggtttggccgggttaggggagggtttggccgggttaggggagggtttggccgggttaggggagggtttggccgggttaggggagggtttggccgggggggctttacctggctcatcgcactctagcaAAAAACTGTTCAACTGATCTCGGTCGTCAGgcgaacggtgtttcctccattggtgcggctggcttccgggttaagtgggcgggtgttaagaagcacggtttggcgggtcatgtttcagaggacgcatgactcgaccttcgcctcccgagcccgttggggagttgcagcgatgagacaagatcgaaaaagggggtaaaatacaaacaaacaaaaaatcctaACCGATTACAGTAAAAAAGTATATTTGATTATTAAAAAGTCTGATGGCAGTGGTCGGATGCTGGACAGTTGGCTCTGGTTGCGGAGGGTCCAGTActatctcctcttctctgtggtagtacatcatgtagagggtccagtactgtctcctcttctctgtggtagtacatcatgtagagggtccagtactgtctcctcttctctgtggtagtacatcatgtagagggtccagtactatctcctcttctctgtggtaGTACATCATGTAGGGGGTCCAgtactgtctcctcttctctgtggtagtacatcatgtagagggtccagtactgtctcctcttctctgtggtagtacatcatgtagagggtccagtactgtctcctcttctctgtggtaGTACATCATGTAGGGGGTCCAgtactgtctcctcttctctgtggtagtacatcatgtagagggtccagtactgtctcctcttctctgtggtaGTACATCATGTAGAGGAGGGTCCAgtactgtctcctcttctctgtggtagtacatcatgtagagggtccagtactgtctcctcttctctgtggtagtacatcatgtagagggtccagtactgtctcctcttctctgtggtaGTACATCATGTAGGGGGTCCAgtactgtctcctcttctctgtggtaGTACATCATGTAGGGGGTCCAgtactgtctcctcttctctgtggtaGTACATCATGTAGGGGGTCCAgtactgtctcctcttctctgtggtagtacatcatgtagagggtccagtactgtctcctcttctctgtggtagtacatcatgtagagggtccagtactgtctcctcttctctgtggtaGTACATCATGTAGGGGGTCCAgtactgtctcctcttctctgtggtagtacatcatgtagagggtccagtactgtctcctcttctctgtggtaGTACATCATGTAGGGGGTCCAgtactgtctcctcttctctgtggtaGTACATCATGTAGGGGGTCCAgtactgtctcctcttctctgtggtaGTACATCATGTAGGGGGTCCAgtactgtctcctcttctctgtggtaGTACATCATGTAGGGGGTCCAgtactgtctcctcttctctgtggtagtacatcatgtagagggtccagtactgtctcctcttctctgtggtagtacatcatgtagagggtccagtactgtctcctcttctctgtggtagtacatcatgtagagggtccagtactctctcctcttctctgtggtaGTACATCATGTAGAGGAGAGTCAGGTTGGTGCATCATGTCAGTGACCAATCGTACTgctgcttgctctctctctccgtgaCTGTCTCTTGTTTGTTAGTTATTATCTTGCTTGCCTTTAGTCTGTACCCGGTCCACTGCAGCGTCCTGCTTCTTTGTGCAGCCCACCAGCAACACACTGGCATGCACCAGGCATGGTCGGATCAGGGTAGTGCAGACGTCATCGGTGGGAAGGCCGTTTCTTGCCATCACAGTCAGGAAGTGGAGACGCCTTGGAAGTATTTTTCATTGCCTGGTTAATGTGTTGGCCCCCACTGAGTTAGTTGTCCAAGTGGAAGCCAAGGTATTAGTGGAGCTGGTTCCAACTGGAACAGCCTGTCCACCCGGTATTAGTGGAGCTGGTTCCAACTGGAACAGCCTGTCCACCCGGTATTAGTGGAGCTGGTTCCAACTGGAACAGCCTGATCCACCCGGTATTAGTGGAGCTGGTTCCAACTGGAACAGCCTGACCACCCGGTATTAGTGGTTAGGGGAGGATTTTGGGAGAAGCAGATTCTTAGTTGGACAGCCTTTCCATTTGAGAAGCATGTTGTTCTCTGCTGCCCATTCCTCCAGTTCCTTTACCTCTTCCACTGAGGTCATTTTCAATGTTTGCTAGCCTTAAAGCACGGGACAGACCAATGCCCGGGACAGACCAATGCCCGGGACAGACCAATGCCCGGGACAGACCAATGCCCGGGACAGACCAATGCCCGGGACAGACCAATGCCCGGGACAGACCAATGCCCGGGACAGACCAATGCCCGGGACAGACCAATGCCCGGGACAGACCAATGCCCGGGACAGACCAATGCCCGGGACAGACCAATGCCCGGGACAGACCAATGCCCGGGACAGACCAATGCCCGGGACAGACCAATGTCGTCGGCGtagccagtgtccagtgtgtcctCAAAGATGACTATCCGAGTGGACATGTGAAGCAGGAAGAGGTGAGGCGAGACGACCCCACCCTGGGGGACCCCAGATGTTACCTCTGTCCATGAGCTGTACATGTCCATGTCCCCATCACCCTCTGTGTTCTCCCTGTTGTATAGCTGTGAAGCCAGGTGAGTAGCCTTGGACATAGACCCAGACTGGCCATATGCTGGAGGAGTTCAGCATGGTCGACACAATCAAAAGTCTTTGACATTTCCGCCAGCAGAACCCGGACCATGGTGGGTTGAGTCTGTCTCTGTAAGCCAGTTGAGTGTGGATCTGACCAGCTCATGTGTTGTGCTGTGTTTAGTATGCATACTGGTTTTTGCAGTCTTCAAGAGCATATGGTATGAACTTCTTGGCTATGAGCCTTTCCTGGACTTGATGTCATAGAGATTGGTCTCCAATCACTTTTCTCTCCAGGACTGGGGACCTTAGGAACGGGGCAGATGTTAGTGTTCGTTTACGCTGTAGGTACAGAACCTATTGAAGTCATTACCCAATGGAACATCTACAGGTTATGATAGGAGGTGTTAAACCTGTTGAAGTCATTACCCAATGGAACATCTACAGGTTATGATAGGAGGTGTTAAACCTATTGAAGTCATTACCCAATGGAACATCTACAGGTTATGATATGAGGTGTTAAACCTGTTGGTCATTACCCAATGGTACATCTACAGGTTATGATAGGAGGTGTTAAACCTGTTGAAGTCATTACCCAATGGAACATCTACAGGTTATGATAGGAGGTGTTAAACCTATTGAAGTCATTACCCAATGGAACATCTACAGGTTATGATAGGAGGTGTGAAACCTATTGAAGTCATTACCCAATGGAACATCTACAGGTTATGATAGGAGGTGTTAAACCTGTTGGTCATTACCCAATGGTAAATCTACAGGTTATGATATGAGGTGTTAAACCTATTGAAGTCATTACCCAATGGAACATCTACAGGTTATGATAGGAGGTGTTAAACCTGTTAAGTCATTACCCAATGGTACATCTACAGGTTATGATAGGTGTTAAACCTGTTGAAGTCATTACCCAATGGTACATCTACAGGTTATGATAGGTGTTAAACCTATTGAAGTCATTACCCAATGGAACATCTACAGGTTATGATAGGTGTTAAACCTATTGAAGTCATTACCCAATGGTACATCTACAGGTTATGATAGGAGGTGTTAAACCTATTGAAGTCATTACCCAATTGTACATCTACAGGTTATGATAGGAGGTGTTAAACCTATTGAAGTCATTACCCAATGGAACATCTACAGGTTATGATAGGAGGTGTTAAACCTATTGAAGTCATTACCCAATGGAACATCTACAGGCTATGATAGGAGGTGTTAAACCTATTGAAGTCATTACCCAATGGAACATCTACAGGCTATGATAGGAGGTGTTAAACCTATTGAAGTCATTACCCAATGGTACATCTACAGGTTAAGATCTTATGGACAATGCTTTTCTTCACTATGCTGCTCCCCAGACTCCACTGAAATGCATATTTAATTGGTCACAAGAAAAGGGGATATTTCCAAATGCTAAGCTCTGTCCAATCCCGAAAGAGAGCAAAGAACCCATTATTCCTGCCAATAGTCGACCAATCAGTctacacccttcactcagtaagaTATTGGAAGGTATTTTGAGTAGACAAATATGGGAGTATATGGAAAATAATTATCTGATCACAGCTAATCAGCATGCTTATCGCTACCACCGCATTGGTTGACATGACTCACCAGTGGCTCAATGCTATGGATAATGGCAGATTTGTGGGTGTACTAtttttagatttcagtgcagcattTGATTTAGTGGATCATGAAATAATTTTGACAAATTTATTGCATTATGGGTTTAAGGAGGCAGCATTGAATTGGGTACAGTCATATCTAACCGACAGGAAACAGTCCACCTATATCAATGGGTCATTTTCTTCCCCTCATGCTTTAGACTGTGGAATACCGCAGGGCAGCTGCCTTGGGCCACTGTGGAATACCGCAGGGCAGCTGCCTTGGGCCACTTATTTTTTTCATATATACCAACCACCTTCCTTATGCCTTATCTGAAACTCAAGCTACTATATTTGCAGATGATACTACAATTTATACAGCAAGACAATCGGTTCAACAGGTACAGCAAGCTCTACAGGTAGATCTGGGTCAATATCAAGGAGTGGGTTTGCCGGAACAAACTTGTTTTGAACGCCAAGGTTATGTTGGTCTGTTCCACCAGGAAAAGGCCAACACAACATGGGAGTAGAAATTGAGGAAGTGTCAGAAACCAAACTACTAAGGGTGCAGCTAGACAACTGCTTATCATGGTCGTCTCAAATAACTcatctatgtaaaaaaaaaaaaaataatgcatGCATGATCAGAAGGATAGCTAAATATTTACCAGGAAAGATTCTTAAGCAAACAACCCAAGCATTAATTGGGAGTCAGGTGAACTACTGTTCTGTGGTCTGGGGAAATGCATTAGCAAGTGAAATTAGGAGGCTGCAGATTGCACAGAATAAAGCAGCAGGGATTGTTTTAAGGTGGAGATATGATTATTCTGTTGTAGTCATGCACAATGCTCTTGGGTGGTCATTAATCAACAAGATAATTGAAAAAAAAACATGCTTATTTTATCTCACAATGTACACCATTTTAAAACGGCCAAACTCCATTCACAACAGTATTCAGTTGGTAAGAGACAGACgttcagtcaatactaggaatagattgtccacccaTCTATGTAttatatggagagtggtactcagtaatgtggaCATAAAGCTCATTTCtttctatgtgttatccagacagAACAGATAAATAGGCTAAATGACATTTTGATTCAGAGTAATAGAGAAATGTAATAATTTATCTGAGCAAACCAGAAACCTTTCAATATATCAATTCAAACAGTACTTTAGAACCATTTAAATATAATAAATTGGAAGGTTGTGCAGGACTATGGTAGATGAAGGAATCAATCTATCTTTTCAGAGTATTTATCTTGTCAATATGGCAGTGTATTATGTCTGTtgtttgtaacagtgtgttatgtgtaaatgtgatttgatttgaatgtttAAGGACTCTTGAAAGATTAGTCCAAATGAGGACTAAAATAGATCCTCATTAAATTTAatgaaattggttgttgatcattgctagagaaccatttgcaggtcttgccatagattttcaagcagatttaagtcaaaactgtaactcggccactcaggaacattcactgtcttcttggtaagcaactacagtgtagatttggccttgtgttttaggttattgtcctgctgaaaggtgaattaatctcccagtgtctggtggaaagcagactgaaccaggttttcctctaggattttgtctgtgcttagctctattccgttacttttttatcctgaaaaactccccagtccttaacgatgacaagcatacccataacatgatgcagccaccaccatgcttgtaaatatggagagtggtactcagtgatgtgttgtattggatttgccccaaacataacactttgtattcaggacataacgtttatttctttgccacattttatgcagttttactttagtgccttattgcaaacaggatgcatgttttggaatatctttattctgtacaggcttccttcttttcactctgtgaattaggttagtattgtggagtaactacaatgttgttgatccatcctcagttttctcctatcaaagccattaaactctgtaactgttttaaagtcaccattggcctcatggtgaaatccctgagtggtttccttcctctccgccaACTGAGtcaggaaggacgcctgtatctttgtagtgactgggtgtattgatacaccatccagagtgtaattgataacttcaccatgctcaaagggatattcataattccactttgaaattatagtgtattgtgtgtttaggccagtgacaaaatctcaatttcatccattttaaatgcaggccgtaacacaacaaaatgtggaaaaagtcaaggggtgggaacactttctgaaggcactggatgtcaccaaatgtgtgtgtgtgtgtgtgtgtgtggatattggAGGAGTTGGGCACAGCAGAAGACCCAACTTCCATCTCGTATGGATCAATACAATACAGCTTTATTGTCCATTGGTTAGAacggaaatgtgtcttctgcctttccaacacacacacacacacacacacacacacacacacacacacacacacacacacacacacacacacacacacacacacacacgttgagagGAACAGAGTCAGCAGCAGTGCCCCTGGATGGAAAGCAATTGTGGGGGGGTTTTGGTCAGAATACCAATTTCTGTCTCGTATGGATCAATAAAGTTGTTATTCTCCAGACCAGGACCAGGGagagcaccaccaccaccatgggggaATAGGATCCCCCTCCTCGCAGAGTAAAGCCTCCCTCCTGGACGGTCCAGGTAGCCTGTCCTCCTCTCACAGCCACTCCAACTCTACCTGCAGTCTGGAACTCAGTAGTAGCAGTCGGCACGACAACACTAACACTGAACACAAAGCCAAAGGTAAGGAACTCCACTAACACTGAACACAAAGCCAAAGGTAAGGAACTCCACTAACACTGAACACAAAGCCAAAGGTAAGGAACTCCACTAACACTGAACACAAAGCCAAAGGTAAGGAACTCCACTAACACTGAACACAAAGAAAGGTAAGGGAACTCCACTAACACTGAACACAAAGCCAAAGGTAAGGAACTCCACTAACACTGAACACAAAGCTAAAAAACAAAGCCAAAGGTAAGGAACTCCACTAACACTGAACACAAAGCCAAAGGTAAGGAACTCCACTAACACTGAACACAAAGCCAAAGGTGGAACTCACAACACTGAACACAAAGCCAAAGGTAAGGAACTCCACTAACACTGAACAAAAGCAAGGTAAGGAACTCCACTAACACTGAACACAAAGCCAAAGGTAAGGAACTCCACTAACACTGAACACAAAGCCAAAGGTAAGGAACTCCACTAACACTGAACACAAAGCCAAAGGTAAGGAACTCCACTAACACTGAACACAGGTGGTACCTTTACAGAGGACTTCTTCTCCTTCCAGTTTTATTTTACATGAAGTTACTGAAGTGCTTGGTGATTCAGATGCACATTACTAGTGGTACCATCTCTCTGCCTCAGACTATCCCACTTCTTTCACCACTTTGgggccagattctctctctgtctctctctctctctctctcctctctctctctctctctctctctctctctctctctgtctctgtctctgtctctctctgtctctgtctctgtctctgtctctgtctctgtgtctctctctctctctctctctctctctctctctctctctctctctctctctctctctctctctctctctctctctctctctctctctctctctctctctctctctctccacacactcaCTGATAAAACTAGCCTATGTTCTCACTGTCCTCCTGTCTTCCCCTTCCAGTGTCTGCCAGCCACAAGCGTCAGAAGGATCAGCAGGCAGGTGGAGCAGCAAAGAGacacaagccaaacagaaagagCTCAGTGCCTCCCAAGAAGAACAACAACAGGAAACCTGGTAAGGAAGAGAGTCTTTGACAGCACCCACTAGTTACCGAGGGCTACGCTAGGGCTGGTGAATCTGGCCCGTATATATCatgcatctcagagtaggagttaaGTCAGTTTAGTCTTTTGGATCATAGTTAATAAGATTATTTTGATaggagggacctgatcctagatcagcactctgagatgcttgatacatacggccccgaactggcttcctctggcctcactctcctattgctctctctttctggcatctggcttcctctggcctcactctcctattgctctctctttctggcatctggcttcctctggcctcactctcctattgctctctctttctggcatctggcttcctctggcctcactctcctattgctctctctttctggcatctggcttcctctggcctcactctcctattgctctctctttctggcatctggcttcctctggcctcactctcctattgctctctctttctggcatctggcttcctctggcctcactctcctattgctctctctttctggcatctggcttcctctggcctcactctcctattgctctctctttctggcatctggcttcctctggcctcactctcctattgctctctctttctggcatctggcttcctctggcctcactctcctattgctctctctttctggcatctggctttcctctggcctcactctcctattgctctctctttctggcatctggcttcctctggcctcactctcctattgctctctctttctggcatctggcctcactctcctattgctctctctttctggcatctggcttcctctggcctcactctcctattgctctctcttctggcatctggcttcctctggcctcactctcctattgctctctctttctggcatctGACTTCTtctggcctcactctcctattgctctctatttctggcatctggcttacttctggcctcactctcctattgctctctctttctggcatctGGCTTACTTCTGccctcactctcctattgctctctctttctggcctcactctcctattgctctctctttctggcatctggcttcctctggcctcactctcctattgctctctctttctggcatctggctttctctggcctcactctcctattgctctctctctctggcatctggcttcctctggcctcactctcctattgctctctttctctggcatctggcttcctctggcctcactctcctattgctctctctttctggcatctggcttcctctggcctcactctcctattgctctctttctctggcatctggcttcctctggcctcactctcctattgctctctctttctggcatctggcttcctctggcctcactctcctattgctctctctgtctggcatctggcttcctctggcctcactctcctattgctctctctgtctggcatctggcttcctctggcctcactctcctattgctctctcctctggcatctggcttcctctggcctcactctcctattgctctctctttctggcatctggctttctctggcctcactctcctattgctctctctttctggcatctggcttcctctggcctcactctcctattgctctctttctggcatctggctttctctggcctcactctcctattgctctctctgtctggcatctggcttcctctggcctcactctcctattgctctctttctctggcatctggcttcctctggcctcactctcctattgctctctcctctggcatctggcttcctctggcctcactctcctattgctctctcctctggcatctggcttcctctggcctcactctcctattgctctctcctctggcatctggcttcctctggcctcactctcctattgctctctctttctggcatctggctttctctggcc from the Coregonus clupeaformis isolate EN_2021a unplaced genomic scaffold, ASM2061545v1 scaf2532, whole genome shotgun sequence genome contains:
- the LOC123488873 gene encoding AT-rich interactive domain-containing protein 4B-like, with translation IDSLSPSLPFRYDEWVKADKIVRPANKNVQKIKHRKKIKNKVEREHNRLERLNEDLGSPSPNRLRVPRPSSKPPGPCSGSGPCSAHERHVFSKMEDGENQRTLTLQSPVKSSEIPSILNGLPASESSTDESDQDGGREDEDDHPGPGGLRKGGPPKPLHASDRWEGTAPSDDPKPPLVTGESQELISVETPEAGKRRSQPEFEAEREGPGSSASRKRKSEGAAGEQQTHKGPPSKTKLPTRSTRSADWLPGGSTRRTQERAGGEDRGGGSSSSSSDDGGAPPTEPHQADRDGDRPSSRPKPSPSKKYNGMKDKAAKGGGARPAGFWEIPEKRAKMAASSSEERERERERPTGGSRSKGQKDVWSTIQAQWPKKTLKELFSDSDTEAANSPPPPGPAQSSSSGLEERESRGEGDEAGGGGLETEDHDPSEENQEQEKRRSEQEEFPSSGSNSVLNTPPTTPESPSMGGSGSGTMEQGSGTGSNRTQPSCPPLSVTPALGTTPSSDPLALGHPNPLAEEGGGGGRSETDGSTVEVESLGGEQQDQDLPPDQDQGEHHHHHGGIGSPSSQSKASLLDGPGSLSSSHSHSNSTCSLELSSSSRHDNTNTEHKAKVSASHKRQKDQQAGGAAKRHKPNRKSSVPPKKNNNRKPAHSSDSEDQSVGESTAKSSASKTHGAADMKGPIQGRTPPSSQKYHKQHGDPDHHHHPHNREHHREPDLEKMSSLERISFLQEKLQDIRNHYLSLKSEVASIDRRRKRIKKKERESTVAASSSSSSSSPSSSSLTAAVMLTLATPVSSSSSSQNSVVSVECR